The DNA region TGGATGTGTCGGAACGGCGCGTGGCCGAGTTGAAACTGCGCATCGACCGGACCAACGAGGTGGACTTCGACACCGTGGGCGACGACGTGGACCTGACCCTGACCTCGGATCTCACCAGTCTGGCCAATGCCCGGCTCATCCTGGTGGCCGTGCCCACGCCCATCGACGAATTTCGTTCCCCGGACCTGAGCCCCGTGCGCGGGGCCACCGCCTCGGTGGGCATGTATCTCCAGCCCGGTTCCGTGGTGGTCTATGAATCCACGGTCTACCCCGGCCTGACCGAAGAGGTCTGCGTGCCCATTCTGGAGACCGAGTCCGGGCTCAAGTGCGGCTCCGACTTCTGCGTGGGCTATTCGCCCGAGCGCATCAACCCGGGCGACAAGGTCCATCGGCTGGAGACCATCACCAAGATCGTGGCCGGACAGGACGCGGCCACCGGCAAGCTGCTCCAGCAGGTTTACGGCACCGTGGTCCAGGCGGGCACCCACCTGGCTCCGGACATCCGCACGGCCGAAGCCGCCAAGGTGATCGAGAACACTCAGCGCGACTTGAACATCGCCCTCATGAACGAGCTGGCCCTGATATTCGAGACCATGGGCATCGATACTCTGGACGTGCTCGAAGCCGCGGGCACCAAGTGGAATTTCCTGCCGTTCCGGCCCGGCCTGGTGGGCGGACACTGCATCGGCGTGGACCCGTACTACCTGACCTTCAAGGCCCAGGCCCTGGGGTTGCATCCTCACGTCATCCTGGCCGGCCGCGAGATCAACGACAACATGGGCAAATTCATCGCCGAGGCGACCATCAAGAAGCTCATCCGGAACGACCACAAGATCATGGGCGCCCGCGTGGGTGTGCTCGGCCTGACTTTCAAGGAGAACGTGCCCGACCTGCGCAACACCCGGGTGGTGGATATCCTGGCCGAACTCGCCGACTACGGCGTGGATGTGCTGGTTCATGACGCCCAGGCCGACCCCGAGGAGGCCCGGCGGGAGCTGGGCGTGACTCTGCGCTCGCTGGACGAGTTCCGCGACCTGGACGCCCTGATCCTGGCCGTGCCGCACGAGGCCTACCGGTCCATCGCGGTCAAGGAGCTGAAGGGCTGGTTCGCGGACCCGGCCAAGGCGCTGGTGGTGGACGTCAAGGGGTTCTTCGACCGGGCCGAGCTTGCGGCCGAGGCCGTGGCCTACTGGCGACTGTAGGACGGACGGCATGATCCTGGTCCTTACCGCCACGGCCAACGAGATGCGGGCCGCCTTCCCGAAGGGGCCTGTCCCGGGCCAGGGCGGAACGGCCGAATATGGATTCGGCGGCCGCGACCTGCTCCTGGGCGTGACCGGCGTGGGGCTGGTCAACACGGCCCTGTGCGCCGGGCGGTGGCTGACCCGGCCGGACGTGGACGGGGTGGTCGCCCTGGGCATCGCCGGGGGATACGATCTGGGCGAGACGCCCATGGGCGGCATCTGCTTCGCCTGGCAGGAAACCTGGCCCGAGTACGGGCTGCTGGACGAGGAAGGCGCGGCCGATCCCAAGGGGCTCGGTTTCGCCCACGGCGAGGCCGACGGGCAGAAAATTTGGAACCGGCTCAAGCTTTCGCCGGTCCGTGACGCGAAGCGCATGGGCCTGACTCTGGGCCGGAACTGGCTGCGCGCGACGGGCGTGACCGTGTCCGGCGTGACCGGGACCCCGGAACGGGCGGGCTGGCTCAAGCTCTCCTGCAACGGGCAGATGGAGAACATGGAGGGATTCGGCGCGGCCTATGCGGCCGTTGTCGGCGGGCTTCCCTTCCTGGAGGTGCGGGCCATCTCCAACCTGGTGGGTTCCCGCGAGCCCGAGGACTGGGATCTGAAGGGCGCGCTGCGGTCGCTCTCCGAAGCGACGGGGACGCTATTCGCCGCGTAATACGGGGCTTGCCCCGCAACCAGCAACCTGACATAGTACGCACATATGGACCAACTTCTGCCTTACTTCCAACGGGAACTTCCCGGGATCAATGACTTTCTGGAGCACGAGGCCGACCAGCTCAACGGGCTGGTCCGGGATGTCGCCAAGCACATCATCGGTTCCGGCGGCAAGCGCATCCGGCCCATGCTTACACTCCTGTTCGCCCGGGCGCTCGGTTACGACCGGGACGACTACCTGGACATCGCCTGCGCTCTGGAATTGCTCCACTCGGCCACCCTGCTGCACGACGATTACCTGGACGATGCCGAGCTCCGGCGCGGCCGGGACGCCGCCCATTTGGTTTTCGGCCGGACCGAGACCATTCTGGCGGGGGACGCGCTGCTCGCCCTGGCCAACGCGATGGGCGCGCGCTACGGCAATCCCCGGCTGTCCTGGCTGCTCGCCAAAGGCATTATGGAGACGGCCGTGGGCGAGATTGAGGAGATAGAGTTTTCGCGCAATCCGTCGCTCGACCGCGAGACGTACATGCGCATCATCATCGGCAAGACCGCACGGCTCATCGAGTGTGCCTGCCGGTGCGGCGCGGCCCTGGCCGGGGGGACTCCCGAACAGGAAGACGCGGCGGGCGAGTTCGGCCTGAACGTGGGCATCGCCTTTCAGTTGGTGGACGACGCCCTGGATTACGCATCGCCCACGTCCGAGACCGGCAAGCCCGAGGGCGGCGACCTTCGGGAGGGCAAGATCACCCTGCCGCTCATCCTGCTTATGGAGGAGGGCGACGAGGCCGGGGCCGAGGTTCTGCTGGAGGCCCTGAAAGAAGGCAGTCTGAGCGAGGCTCAGAGCCGCGATGTCCTGGAGCAGGTGCGAGAGGGAGGCTATTCGGAGAAGACCCGCGAGGAAGCCGCCCGATACATCGAAAAGGCCAAGGCGTGCCTGGACGGGTACGAGCCCGGCGACGAGTTGACCGTGCTCCGGCAGGCCGCGGATTTTGTACTGACCCGAACCAAGTGATTTTCAAGGCCGGTCCGGAACGGAGACCGGCCTTTCCGCTTTTTCATACCGAGAGGAGAGACCAGATATGCTTTGTCGTGTGATCGTTGGACTGAAGGAAGGCGTCCGGGACGTGCTCGGCGAGAAAATCGCCCGCAAGATCAGAAGCGAGCTCGGCATGGACGTGGAGGATGTCCGCATCGTCAACGTCTTCACCCTGGAAGGCGTGAGCGAGGAGCAGGTGGGGCTGGTCGTCGAACGGGCCGCCCTGCATGACCCGGTCCTGCACGAAGTGTCGCTCGAACCGCTCGCCCGCGACTTCGACTGGATCATCGAAGTGGGCTTCCGGCCCGGCGTGACGGACAACGAGGGGCGCACCGCCCGCGAGATCCTGGGCGTGGTCCTGGGGTTGTCCAAGGCCGAGCGCGAGGGGATCAAGGTCTACACTTCGCGGCAATATCTCATCCAGGCCGACATGGACGAGGCGGGCGCGCGTCGTATTGCCAGGGACCTCCTGGCCAACGAGCTCATCCAGCGCTTCGAATACAAGTCCGCCGCCCAATGGGCCTCGGACCCCGGTTTCGCGGCCAAGGCCGCCCGGGTCACGGGCCAGGCCT from Desulfovibrio sp. Huiquan2017 includes:
- the mqnB gene encoding futalosine hydrolase, translated to MILVLTATANEMRAAFPKGPVPGQGGTAEYGFGGRDLLLGVTGVGLVNTALCAGRWLTRPDVDGVVALGIAGGYDLGETPMGGICFAWQETWPEYGLLDEEGAADPKGLGFAHGEADGQKIWNRLKLSPVRDAKRMGLTLGRNWLRATGVTVSGVTGTPERAGWLKLSCNGQMENMEGFGAAYAAVVGGLPFLEVRAISNLVGSREPEDWDLKGALRSLSEATGTLFAA
- a CDS encoding polyprenyl synthetase family protein, translating into MDQLLPYFQRELPGINDFLEHEADQLNGLVRDVAKHIIGSGGKRIRPMLTLLFARALGYDRDDYLDIACALELLHSATLLHDDYLDDAELRRGRDAAHLVFGRTETILAGDALLALANAMGARYGNPRLSWLLAKGIMETAVGEIEEIEFSRNPSLDRETYMRIIIGKTARLIECACRCGAALAGGTPEQEDAAGEFGLNVGIAFQLVDDALDYASPTSETGKPEGGDLREGKITLPLILLMEEGDEAGAEVLLEALKEGSLSEAQSRDVLEQVREGGYSEKTREEAARYIEKAKACLDGYEPGDELTVLRQAADFVLTRTK
- a CDS encoding nucleotide sugar dehydrogenase, which produces MDMVNFERLQAKEDAIAVIGLGYVGLPLAVALGRHFKVIGVDVSERRVAELKLRIDRTNEVDFDTVGDDVDLTLTSDLTSLANARLILVAVPTPIDEFRSPDLSPVRGATASVGMYLQPGSVVVYESTVYPGLTEEVCVPILETESGLKCGSDFCVGYSPERINPGDKVHRLETITKIVAGQDAATGKLLQQVYGTVVQAGTHLAPDIRTAEAAKVIENTQRDLNIALMNELALIFETMGIDTLDVLEAAGTKWNFLPFRPGLVGGHCIGVDPYYLTFKAQALGLHPHVILAGREINDNMGKFIAEATIKKLIRNDHKIMGARVGVLGLTFKENVPDLRNTRVVDILAELADYGVDVLVHDAQADPEEARRELGVTLRSLDEFRDLDALILAVPHEAYRSIAVKELKGWFADPAKALVVDVKGFFDRAELAAEAVAYWRL